A window of Cohnella herbarum contains these coding sequences:
- a CDS encoding DUF309 domain-containing protein, producing the protein MKTTRYPDEYIQYLAEYNGSRDYFECHEIMEEYWKEHPESAYVSCWLVLIRIPVCLYHARRGNRKGAVKLMGKAVEEADPRLFDELGIDGEKLVVKLREKIEEWTNAESIYSDIELPIRDDGLLESAKQRCSELGYRWGIPGLEAGNDVIHRHLTRDRSEVVLARAESAKRKALNRELPDKRSHR; encoded by the coding sequence ATGAAGACGACCCGGTATCCTGATGAATATATTCAATATTTAGCCGAGTACAACGGCTCACGCGATTACTTCGAATGCCATGAGATTATGGAGGAGTACTGGAAGGAGCACCCGGAATCCGCTTATGTTTCTTGTTGGCTCGTTCTCATTCGGATACCCGTGTGCTTGTATCATGCCCGGAGAGGAAATCGGAAGGGTGCCGTTAAACTGATGGGTAAAGCGGTAGAGGAAGCCGATCCCCGGCTCTTCGACGAGTTAGGCATTGATGGGGAGAAGCTCGTCGTTAAGCTGAGGGAAAAGATAGAGGAATGGACGAACGCGGAATCGATTTATTCGGATATCGAGTTGCCGATTCGCGATGACGGCTTGCTAGAATCGGCTAAGCAACGCTGTTCGGAGCTTGGCTATCGGTGGGGGATTCCGGGGTTGGAGGCAGGGAACGACGTCATTCACCGCCACCTCACGCGGGATCGAAGCGAAGTCGTGCTGGCGAGGGCGGAATCGGCTAAGCGCAAAGCGCTTAACCGTGAGCTTCCAGATAAACGTAGCCATCGGTGA
- a CDS encoding beta-class carbonic anhydrase codes for MRKMDEIMAYNKEFVQSKGYEEYLTTTKFPERRMVIVTCMDARLTELLPKAMNLKNGDAKIIKNAGAILTSPFGNIMRSILVALYELNAHEVFIIGHHECGMTGIDPNNVVAHMEARGIEKQVIHTLRHSGINLFRWLTGFDSVRESVESSVDIVRNHPLLPPNTPVHGLIIHPDTGELEMVTDGYVYLEAHG; via the coding sequence GTGCGAAAAATGGATGAAATTATGGCTTATAATAAAGAATTCGTACAAAGTAAAGGGTATGAAGAATACCTCACAACGACGAAATTTCCGGAAAGACGTATGGTTATCGTCACTTGCATGGATGCCCGGTTAACCGAGCTTCTTCCCAAAGCGATGAATTTGAAAAACGGCGATGCCAAAATCATCAAAAACGCCGGCGCAATCTTGACGTCCCCTTTCGGTAATATTATGAGAAGTATTCTTGTCGCGTTATATGAATTAAACGCGCATGAAGTGTTTATCATCGGTCACCATGAATGCGGCATGACGGGGATCGATCCGAACAACGTCGTCGCGCACATGGAAGCACGCGGCATAGAGAAGCAAGTGATCCATACGCTTCGCCATTCGGGAATCAATCTCTTCCGTTGGCTAACGGGCTTCGACAGCGTCAGGGAGAGCGTCGAGAGCAGCGTCGATATCGTTCGGAATCATCCTTTGCTTCCTCCGAATACGCCGGTTCATGGTCTCATCATCCATCCCGATACGGGCGAACTCGAAATGGTCACCGATGGCTACGTTTATCTGGAAGCTCACGGTTAA
- a CDS encoding iron-sulfur cluster biosynthesis family protein: MIIQWSEQAIAEVQTRFGEDALTWKLVSDSEGCGCSMNGVATLWAIDAPLDDDLPTQSNRLAVWYEKRHEVFFDDVMRMTYDPDKRAFKLASDGQIYTNRLMLIDKRTAKTLI, encoded by the coding sequence ATGATCATCCAATGGAGCGAACAAGCCATTGCGGAAGTACAAACCAGATTCGGCGAAGACGCTCTTACGTGGAAACTCGTTTCAGACTCCGAAGGTTGCGGATGTTCGATGAACGGAGTCGCGACGTTATGGGCGATCGACGCGCCCCTGGATGACGATCTGCCGACGCAAAGCAATCGGCTAGCGGTTTGGTACGAGAAGCGTCACGAAGTGTTTTTCGACGACGTCATGCGCATGACATACGATCCGGACAAACGCGCTTTCAAATTAGCGAGCGATGGACAAATCTACACTAACCGATTAATGCTCATCGATAAAAGAACGGCAAAAACCTTGATCTAG